The following proteins are encoded in a genomic region of Marinitoga litoralis:
- a CDS encoding ROK family protein, whose product MYLVGVDLGGTEIKTGLVSKDKGIINKVAIPTEADKGADIVAENIIKTIKIVAEGNLDNIEGIGIGSPGSIDRDNGIVRYAPNLPFHNFELAKAVYEELKIPTFVENDANAFALGEWYFGSSQGLKHFIALTLGTGIGGGVVSHGILITGKDGIGTELGHVIVQPDGPLCGCGSRGCIETIASARNTARWAKEFSVKVPNNMVVELAGSIEKIESKHVFMALEKGDIVAKMVVDKITDALAKAIANFVHIFNPEMVIIGGGMSKAGDALLNPIREKVDFYLMPSFKNSFKIMQSSLVEDAGILGASAAAIYHYEVK is encoded by the coding sequence ATGTATTTAGTTGGAGTTGATTTAGGAGGTACGGAAATAAAAACAGGTCTCGTTTCAAAAGATAAGGGGATTATTAATAAGGTTGCTATACCTACAGAAGCAGACAAAGGTGCTGATATTGTAGCAGAGAATATTATAAAAACAATTAAAATTGTTGCAGAGGGTAATTTAGATAATATTGAAGGAATTGGAATTGGTTCTCCTGGTTCAATTGATAGAGATAATGGCATTGTTAGATACGCTCCTAATCTTCCTTTTCATAATTTTGAGTTAGCTAAAGCTGTATATGAAGAATTAAAAATACCAACTTTTGTAGAAAATGATGCAAATGCTTTTGCATTAGGAGAATGGTATTTTGGTTCTTCACAAGGTTTAAAACATTTTATTGCTTTAACTTTAGGAACTGGTATAGGTGGTGGAGTTGTATCTCATGGAATACTTATTACTGGTAAAGATGGTATTGGAACAGAATTAGGTCATGTTATTGTTCAACCTGATGGACCGTTATGCGGTTGTGGTTCAAGGGGCTGTATTGAAACAATAGCTTCAGCTAGAAATACTGCTAGATGGGCAAAAGAATTTTCTGTTAAAGTTCCAAATAATATGGTTGTTGAATTAGCTGGTTCAATAGAAAAAATAGAATCAAAACATGTATTTATGGCTTTGGAAAAAGGAGATATTGTTGCTAAAATGGTTGTAGATAAAATAACAGATGCTTTAGCTAAAGCAATTGCTAATTTTGTACATATATTTAATCCTGAAATGGTTATTATTGGCGGAGGTATGAGTAAAGCTGGAGATGCTTTACTTAATCCAATAAGAGAAAAGGTTGATTTTTATTTAATGCCTTCTTTCAAAAACTCTTTTAAAATTATGCAATCTTCATTAGTTGAAGATGCTGGAATTCTTGGAGCATCTGCTGCAGCAATTTATCATTATGAGGTGAAATAA
- the ispD gene encoding 2-C-methyl-D-erythritol 4-phosphate cytidylyltransferase, translated as MNVGIIVAAGKGERTKLAYPKQFYQILGKSLLRIALEKYEYSKIDKIIVVANKDFINETKEECYGINKVYDIIEGGESRQESVFNALRYIYDNLGLITIVSIHDAARPFVSTKKINEGIEVTKKYGSAVLALPEKNSLSQVNDNVINKILDRNEIYIHQTPQTFDFQKLYKAYTNFENELKSFTDDASIYHKAGNFVRIIEGEEYNIKITTEFDLKFANWLIEEGKINV; from the coding sequence ATGAATGTAGGCATAATTGTTGCTGCAGGAAAAGGTGAAAGAACAAAATTAGCCTACCCTAAACAATTTTACCAGATTTTAGGTAAAAGTTTGTTAAGAATTGCATTAGAAAAATATGAATATTCAAAAATAGATAAAATAATTGTTGTAGCTAATAAGGATTTCATAAATGAAACAAAAGAAGAATGTTATGGAATTAACAAAGTATATGATATAATAGAAGGTGGGGAATCAAGACAAGAATCTGTATTTAATGCTTTAAGATATATATATGATAATCTTGGATTAATAACAATAGTGTCTATCCATGATGCAGCAAGGCCTTTTGTTTCTACAAAAAAAATAAATGAAGGAATAGAGGTAACAAAAAAATATGGTTCTGCAGTTTTAGCCTTGCCCGAAAAAAATTCGCTTTCACAAGTAAATGATAATGTAATTAATAAGATTTTAGATAGGAATGAAATATATATTCATCAAACTCCCCAAACTTTTGATTTCCAAAAATTATATAAAGCATATACGAATTTCGAAAATGAATTAAAAAGCTTTACTGATGATGCAAGTATATATCATAAGGCGGGGAATTTTGTTAGAATTATTGAAGGTGAAGAATATAATATAAAAATAACTACTGAATTTGATTTAAAATTTGCAAATTGGTTGATTGAGGAAGGGAAAATAAATGTTTAA
- a CDS encoding deoxyribonuclease IV, translated as MFKIGAHMSTSKGFHKVPLNTIAIDGNTFQIFCHSPRTWKVKDPKEEDVIKFKENMKKNNISFKDVLVHSGYLINLATPNDENWEKSINLMIEELKITAKLGIKYFNVHPGSHLGKGDEFGYDRIAKALDIILEKLNNLDVVILLENVAKKGGNIGWKIEQLGEIIKRSNFQEKLGITYDTCHGFDSYYDIRNKNEVRRLLEEIEKYIGLEKFKMIHLNDSKFPLGAGKDRHEFIGKGEIGIKGFETFFSFEEIIKLPMHLETPGDDSEHAEDIKVVKSILEIKG; from the coding sequence ATGTTTAAAATTGGAGCGCATATGAGTACATCTAAAGGATTTCATAAAGTACCATTAAATACTATAGCAATAGATGGAAATACCTTTCAGATTTTTTGCCATAGTCCTAGAACATGGAAAGTAAAAGATCCAAAAGAAGAAGATGTTATTAAATTTAAAGAAAATATGAAAAAAAATAATATATCATTTAAAGATGTTTTAGTTCATTCAGGGTATTTAATAAATTTAGCAACACCAAATGATGAAAATTGGGAAAAATCAATAAATCTAATGATTGAAGAATTAAAGATAACTGCAAAATTGGGGATAAAATATTTTAATGTTCATCCAGGATCACATTTAGGTAAAGGAGATGAGTTTGGATATGACAGGATAGCAAAAGCTTTAGATATTATATTAGAAAAATTAAACAATTTAGATGTTGTTATATTACTAGAAAATGTGGCTAAAAAAGGTGGCAATATTGGTTGGAAAATTGAACAATTGGGTGAAATAATTAAAAGAAGTAATTTTCAGGAAAAATTAGGAATAACATATGATACATGTCATGGTTTTGATTCATACTATGATATTAGGAATAAAAATGAAGTTAGAAGACTATTAGAAGAAATAGAAAAATATATAGGTTTAGAAAAATTTAAGATGATACATTTAAATGATTCAAAGTTTCCACTAGGTGCAGGAAAGGATAGGCATGAATTTATAGGGAAAGGGGAAATAGGTATAAAAGGATTTGAAACATTTTTTTCTTTTGAAGAAATAATTAAATTGCCTATGCATCTTGAAACACCTGGTGATGATTCAGAGCATGCGGAAGATATAAAGGTAGTTAAAAGTATTTTGGAAATAAAGGGGTGA
- the hflK gene encoding FtsH protease activity modulator HflK, which produces MTDNFEIFDVQEEKPKKRKNIFKRIVWLVIVLLILGYFSTSVYQVGPSEMGLVLTFGKYTSSTGPGIHWHLPYPFQSHRIVDIKTLKKVEIGFRTVNYRGKIEYQTVSEEALMITGDENIVNLEAVVQYRISDPVKFAFRVLNGFDMVKFATESVLREMVAINVIDSVLTSERDRIAMETAEKVQKILNEYESGIKVENVYLQEVSPPEEVVKAFDDVNSAKQDKEKFINEANRYSNDVIPKAEGEAQKILREAEAYSYEKVALATGEAQRFKEMLEEYSNAKDITKKRIILEAIQDLLENSKQKIIVDSSDTLKLLNLPEIGGDLK; this is translated from the coding sequence ATGACAGATAATTTTGAAATTTTTGACGTTCAAGAAGAAAAGCCAAAGAAAAGGAAAAATATTTTTAAACGTATTGTGTGGCTAGTTATTGTCTTATTAATTTTAGGATATTTTAGTACTAGTGTTTATCAAGTAGGTCCATCTGAAATGGGATTAGTGCTTACTTTTGGAAAATATACTTCTAGTACAGGACCTGGTATTCATTGGCATTTGCCATATCCATTTCAAAGTCATAGAATAGTTGATATTAAAACATTAAAAAAAGTAGAAATTGGATTTAGAACAGTAAATTACAGGGGAAAAATAGAGTATCAAACTGTTTCTGAAGAAGCATTAATGATAACAGGTGATGAAAATATAGTAAATCTTGAAGCTGTTGTACAATACAGGATTTCAGATCCTGTTAAATTTGCTTTTAGAGTCTTAAATGGATTTGATATGGTTAAATTTGCAACAGAAAGTGTATTAAGAGAAATGGTTGCTATTAACGTTATTGACTCTGTTTTAACTTCCGAAAGGGATAGAATAGCAATGGAAACAGCAGAAAAAGTCCAAAAAATTCTTAATGAGTATGAATCTGGTATTAAAGTTGAAAATGTATATTTACAAGAAGTTTCTCCTCCAGAAGAAGTTGTAAAGGCATTTGATGATGTAAATAGCGCTAAACAAGATAAAGAGAAGTTTATAAATGAAGCAAACAGATATTCAAATGATGTTATTCCAAAAGCTGAAGGTGAAGCTCAAAAAATATTAAGAGAAGCAGAAGCATACTCATATGAAAAAGTAGCACTTGCAACAGGAGAAGCTCAAAGATTTAAAGAGATGTTAGAAGAATATAGTAATGCAAAAGATATAACTAAGAAAAGAATTATTCTTGAAGCGATTCAAGATTTATTAGAAAATTCAAAACAAAAGATTATTGTTGATAGTTCAGATACCCTTAAACTATTAAACTTACCAGAAATTGGTGGTGATTTAAAATGA
- the hflC gene encoding protease modulator HflC: MKKQTRIIIFGILVLLIAIFIYTSLFIVNQEQQAVVLRFGQIKKVVTEPGISFKTPFIDNVVKFEKRLMLYDIEPERIITADKKTIIVDTYTIWRINDPKTFIESMRSVDLALTRIDDVVYSNVRDLVAKYNFEEVLSKKREEILSEITKRSGENLKQFGIEIVDVRVKRTDLPPDISKSVYNRMMAERYSIAAQIRAEGQRESEIIKAEADKKVKIIISEAQKNAEIIRGTADASVISIFADAFGADPEFFELRRIADIYKNSFKDGMLILSPDSPILKFLYEEK, translated from the coding sequence ATGAAAAAACAAACAAGAATAATTATTTTTGGAATTTTAGTATTATTAATAGCTATATTCATATACACGTCATTGTTTATAGTTAACCAAGAACAACAAGCCGTAGTATTAAGATTTGGGCAAATTAAGAAAGTTGTTACAGAACCTGGTATTAGTTTTAAAACACCTTTTATTGATAATGTGGTAAAATTTGAAAAAAGACTTATGTTATATGATATTGAACCAGAAAGAATAATTACAGCTGATAAAAAAACTATTATAGTAGATACATATACTATATGGAGAATAAATGACCCTAAAACATTTATTGAGAGTATGAGATCAGTTGATTTGGCATTAACAAGAATAGATGATGTTGTATATTCAAATGTTAGGGATTTGGTTGCTAAATATAACTTTGAAGAAGTATTATCAAAGAAAAGAGAAGAAATTTTATCTGAAATCACAAAAAGAAGTGGAGAAAATTTAAAACAATTTGGTATAGAAATTGTAGATGTAAGGGTAAAAAGAACGGATCTTCCACCAGATATCTCAAAGTCAGTATATAATAGAATGATGGCAGAAAGGTATTCTATAGCAGCCCAAATAAGAGCTGAAGGGCAAAGAGAATCAGAAATAATTAAAGCAGAAGCTGATAAAAAAGTAAAAATAATAATTTCTGAAGCACAAAAAAATGCTGAAATTATAAGAGGTACAGCTGATGCCAGTGTTATATCTATTTTTGCAGATGCGTTTGGTGCAGATCCAGAATTCTTTGAATTAAGAAGAATAGCAGATATATATAAAAATTCATTTAAAGATGGAATGTTAATACTATCTCCAGATTCACCAATATTAAAATTTTTATATGAGGAGAAATAA
- a CDS encoding tRNA1(Val) (adenine(37)-N6)-methyltransferase, whose protein sequence is MKELKLESPNRFHSPTHGTTFLIDICKLMKNEKKILELGSGIGSVSLAIAKKYKNVEIIGIEIQKEPYEYSLKNAEINGLDVSFINDDVVNISKYLERESIDCIITNPPHYSSKSLISPYDERKTARTFNEKDLEKFFIAANYALKNKKRMIFVYHPTYFITFLKLAEKYNFILQEMYIAYGKQNSNAQLIGGVLRKNGGENLTIHPPVFLRSSGSEGG, encoded by the coding sequence ATGAAAGAATTAAAATTAGAATCACCAAATAGATTTCATTCGCCAACCCATGGAACAACTTTTTTAATTGATATATGTAAATTAATGAAAAATGAAAAAAAAATACTTGAATTAGGCTCTGGCATTGGCAGTGTATCTTTAGCAATAGCAAAAAAATATAAAAACGTAGAAATTATAGGAATAGAAATTCAAAAAGAGCCTTATGAATATTCATTAAAAAATGCAGAAATAAATGGATTAGATGTATCTTTTATTAATGATGATGTTGTTAATATTTCTAAATATTTAGAAAGGGAGTCAATTGATTGTATTATTACTAATCCGCCACATTATTCTAGTAAATCTTTGATTAGTCCATATGATGAAAGAAAAACAGCTAGAACATTTAATGAAAAAGATTTAGAAAAATTTTTTATCGCAGCAAATTATGCATTAAAAAATAAAAAAAGAATGATTTTTGTTTATCATCCTACATATTTTATAACTTTTTTAAAATTAGCTGAAAAATATAATTTTATCCTACAAGAAATGTATATAGCTTATGGAAAACAAAATAGTAATGCTCAATTAATAGGAGGAGTTTTAAGAAAAAATGGTGGTGAGAATTTAACAATTCATCCACCAGTATTTTTGAGAAGTAGTGGAAGTGAAGGAGGATAA
- the tmk gene encoding dTMP kinase yields MLITFEGIESSGKSTLSKRLTEYLKSNNNDVIWNREPGGTELGEKIREILLGDYNICSISEALLFAASRAQLVEELIKPNMNKIIILDRFVDSSIVYQGYARNLGWKEVYEINKHALNGIMPDLTIVVDVTVDTSFNRMKNKNRDRIENEGKEFFEKTREGFLKLKEWFPSRNIEIINGELTLDEEFEILLDIIRKYI; encoded by the coding sequence ATGTTAATAACTTTTGAAGGTATAGAAAGTTCTGGAAAATCAACATTATCAAAAAGATTAACCGAATATTTGAAATCAAATAATAATGATGTTATATGGAATAGGGAACCAGGTGGAACAGAATTAGGTGAAAAAATAAGAGAAATTTTATTAGGAGATTATAATATATGCAGTATTAGTGAAGCATTATTATTTGCAGCTAGTAGGGCTCAGCTGGTTGAAGAGTTAATAAAACCAAATATGAATAAAATAATAATTTTAGATAGATTTGTTGATTCATCGATAGTATATCAAGGGTATGCTAGAAATTTAGGTTGGAAAGAAGTGTATGAAATAAATAAACATGCTTTAAATGGAATAATGCCTGATCTAACAATTGTAGTAGATGTTACTGTTGATACTTCATTTAATAGAATGAAAAATAAAAATAGAGACAGAATTGAAAACGAAGGTAAAGAGTTTTTTGAAAAAACACGCGAGGGGTTTCTCAAATTAAAAGAATGGTTTCCTAGCAGAAATATTGAAATAATAAATGGAGAACTTACTTTAGATGAAGAATTTGAAATATTGTTGGATATAATTAGAAAATATATTTAA
- a CDS encoding HD-GYP domain-containing protein: MKFISIDKVKPNMILDMDIRSFNGKILYEKGTILDEQKIKIIKNNGIFKIPIKNISNEKKLNSYIHTTISKELLEKSFLKTKKIFETLMNTGELNMSEVEEVTAEIINEMSNNFSDKIFVPLKKLKSYDDYLFSHSLNVMILSALIALDMGVKDDELYEIALSGILHDVGKTKIPLEILNAPRKLSSDEFEFVKNHVIYTKEILENSGYNDKRVIEGSIEHHERFDGTGYIFKKKGKDISLYGRILALSDVYDALTSKRSYKDPWTPYKTISYMLSHVNKDFDPDIAQNLINSLGLFPPGMCVMLNDNSKGIIIGTNRNNKMKPIVKVNNDIIDLNEEKNIRIVKILDYQPIDDF, translated from the coding sequence ATGAAATTCATATCAATAGACAAAGTAAAGCCGAATATGATATTAGATATGGATATTAGGAGTTTTAATGGAAAAATATTGTATGAAAAAGGAACTATTTTAGATGAGCAAAAAATTAAAATAATAAAAAATAATGGAATTTTTAAAATTCCAATTAAAAACATTTCTAATGAGAAGAAATTAAATTCGTATATTCACACTACAATCAGTAAAGAACTTTTAGAAAAAAGTTTTTTAAAAACTAAAAAAATATTTGAAACTTTAATGAACACTGGTGAATTAAATATGTCAGAAGTAGAAGAGGTTACTGCTGAAATCATAAATGAAATGAGCAATAACTTTTCAGATAAAATATTTGTTCCATTAAAAAAATTAAAAAGTTATGATGACTATTTATTCTCTCACTCATTAAATGTAATGATATTAAGTGCCCTTATAGCTTTAGATATGGGTGTAAAAGATGATGAGCTATATGAAATTGCTTTAAGCGGTATTTTACACGATGTGGGAAAAACTAAAATACCTTTAGAAATATTAAATGCACCAAGAAAATTATCTTCTGATGAATTTGAATTTGTAAAAAATCATGTAATATATACTAAAGAAATTTTAGAAAATTCTGGTTATAATGATAAAAGAGTTATAGAAGGTTCTATAGAACATCATGAAAGATTTGATGGTACTGGATATATTTTTAAGAAAAAAGGAAAGGATATTTCATTATACGGTAGAATACTTGCTTTAAGTGATGTATACGACGCTTTAACAAGTAAAAGAAGTTATAAAGATCCTTGGACACCTTATAAAACAATATCATATATGTTATCTCATGTAAATAAAGATTTTGATCCAGATATTGCGCAAAATCTAATAAATTCACTTGGATTATTTCCACCAGGTATGTGTGTAATGTTAAATGATAATTCTAAAGGGATCATTATTGGAACTAATAGGAATAATAAAATGAAGCCTATTGTTAAAGTAAATAATGATATAATAGATTTAAATGAAGAAAAAAATATTAGAATAGTTAAAATATTAGACTATCAACCTATTGATGATTTTTAA
- a CDS encoding HD-GYP domain-containing protein — MKIIPLNKAKYGMILAMDVRDTAGNVIYKKNTEINEEIISNLKKLGIFNIPVNSLKVTPKISQEAHKHSVISKEIIDLNYNKIKDLFKHLEDNNKIDIDAVIDIASSIKNEIENNYSDILFVPLKKLKSFDEYLYAHSLNVMIISSLLAVENKIIGDELLDISISSLLHDIGKTMVPIEILNAPRALNEEELNAVRNHVLYGKKIAINSNIKDKNIIGGIYEHHERVDGNGYLEKKKGDEITKFGKIVSIADVYDALTSVRSYKGPWSPYKTISFILTNVGKQFDGEYAQGIINAFGIYPAGTRVQLNNGQFGTVIASNRSNKIRPIIKIDHGDVLDLSKEKKIRIVKVLDYIYIE; from the coding sequence ATGAAAATTATACCACTTAATAAAGCTAAATATGGCATGATTTTAGCAATGGATGTTAGAGATACTGCTGGTAATGTTATATATAAAAAAAATACTGAAATTAATGAAGAAATAATATCTAATTTAAAAAAACTAGGGATATTTAATATACCTGTTAATTCATTGAAAGTAACTCCAAAAATTTCTCAAGAAGCTCATAAACATTCTGTAATAAGCAAAGAGATTATTGATTTAAATTATAATAAAATAAAAGACTTATTTAAACATTTAGAAGATAATAATAAAATTGATATAGATGCTGTTATTGATATAGCTTCATCAATTAAAAATGAAATTGAAAATAATTACTCTGATATATTATTTGTTCCTTTAAAAAAGCTAAAAAGTTTTGATGAATATTTATATGCTCATTCTTTAAATGTAATGATAATAAGTTCGTTATTAGCTGTTGAAAATAAAATTATAGGAGATGAGCTTTTAGATATATCAATATCTTCGTTATTGCATGATATTGGAAAAACAATGGTTCCTATTGAAATATTAAATGCTCCAAGAGCATTAAACGAGGAAGAATTAAATGCTGTAAGAAATCATGTGTTATATGGAAAAAAAATTGCTATTAATAGTAATATAAAAGATAAAAATATTATAGGTGGAATATATGAACACCATGAAAGGGTAGATGGAAATGGTTATCTAGAAAAGAAAAAAGGAGATGAAATAACTAAATTCGGAAAAATTGTTTCTATTGCGGATGTATATGATGCTTTGACAAGTGTTAGAAGTTATAAAGGACCTTGGTCTCCTTATAAAACAATATCATTTATTTTAACTAATGTAGGAAAACAATTTGATGGTGAATATGCTCAAGGTATTATTAATGCTTTCGGTATTTATCCTGCAGGAACTAGAGTTCAATTAAATAATGGTCAATTTGGAACAGTTATTGCATCTAATAGATCAAATAAAATAAGACCAATTATAAAAATCGATCATGGCGATGTTTTAGATTTAAGTAAAGAAAAAAAAATAAGAATTGTAAAAGTTTTAGATTATATTTACATTGAGTGA
- a CDS encoding HD-GYP domain-containing protein, whose product MKVKVTNLKPGMIIQEDIYNLKNRLNFKKGEVLDEESIELLKKSNIVELEVSISETSSFLKKNFQDFDLIIDEKLYFKWKESLEGLFSHFSKEEFFINLNNISEEIYKNLNISKYFILNFMNSFGNDSLLYHSLNTAILVSIIAKKIDTPYIMYIQTVKFALIHDIGYAMINDRIINDFDSDDKIALIHNVVAYKKLQKLKSTLNHEILDSILYHHERYDGKGKFHLKGEKISPLVRITQVADAYTSLIELGYTPYQALSWILKRCGFIFDPYYVGMLYEITGYYPTGTTVKLSDGNIGTVIRRNDIEFFPDVFVNGNIIKTGPDTNIYIKEAIE is encoded by the coding sequence TTGAAAGTTAAAGTTACTAATCTAAAACCTGGAATGATTATTCAGGAAGATATATATAATTTAAAAAATAGGTTAAACTTTAAAAAAGGGGAAGTTCTTGATGAGGAATCTATAGAGCTTCTCAAAAAGTCTAATATTGTAGAACTAGAAGTTTCCATTAGCGAAACTTCTAGTTTTCTTAAAAAAAATTTCCAAGATTTTGATCTTATTATTGATGAAAAACTTTATTTTAAATGGAAAGAAAGTTTAGAAGGCCTCTTTTCTCATTTTTCAAAAGAAGAATTTTTCATTAATTTAAATAATATTTCTGAAGAAATATACAAAAATTTAAATATTTCTAAATATTTTATATTAAATTTTATGAATTCATTTGGAAATGATAGTTTATTATATCATTCATTAAATACTGCTATTCTTGTTTCAATCATAGCTAAAAAAATTGATACCCCATATATAATGTATATACAAACAGTTAAATTTGCATTGATACATGATATAGGATATGCTATGATAAATGATAGAATAATAAACGATTTTGATAGTGATGATAAAATTGCTTTAATACATAATGTCGTAGCTTATAAAAAACTGCAAAAGTTAAAATCAACACTAAACCACGAAATTTTGGATAGCATTCTATATCATCACGAAAGATATGATGGAAAGGGTAAATTCCATTTAAAAGGTGAAAAAATATCTCCCTTAGTTAGAATAACACAAGTTGCAGATGCTTATACTTCATTAATTGAATTAGGCTATACTCCTTATCAAGCGTTGTCATGGATACTAAAAAGATGCGGATTTATTTTTGATCCATATTATGTAGGAATGTTATATGAAATAACAGGGTATTATCCTACAGGAACAACTGTAAAATTAAGTGATGGTAATATTGGAACTGTAATTAGAAGAAATGATATAGAATTTTTCCCAGATGTTTTTGTTAATGGAAATATTATAAAAACTGGACCTGATACAAATATATATATTAAGGAAGCGATAGAATGA